The proteins below come from a single Aegilops tauschii subsp. strangulata cultivar AL8/78 chromosome 6, Aet v6.0, whole genome shotgun sequence genomic window:
- the LOC109766457 gene encoding ubiquitin-conjugating enzyme E2 22 isoform X2: MLYGSCESDMLAADTMLRNREAGGIDGFSGEATNENLPPNVIRQLAKELKNLDQSPPEGIRVIVNDDDFTSICADIDGPGGTPYENGVFRMKLVLSRDFPQSPPKGFFVTKIFHPNISSSGEICVNTLKKDWNPTHGLRHVLLVVRCLLIEPFPESALNEQAGKMLLENYADYARHARLYTSIHALKPKTKPKSGTISESTSVNVDQSSTTNLCEIAPSAPMALCATAATKVPGSNSLDQNAPTEPTVGPSTTLPKKEGPVATKAPADKKKMDARKKSLKRL, encoded by the exons ATGCTTTATGGATCATGCGAGTCTGATATGTTAGCTGCAGACACAATGCTCAGAAACCGAGAGGCTGGGGGAATTGATGGGTTTAGTGGGGAG GCAACCAACGAAAACCTCCCACCAAATGTCATTAGGCAATTGGCTAAAGAATTGAAGAATCTTGACCAGTCACCTCCAGAGGGGATTAGAGTGATTGTGAATGACGATGACTTCACAAGTATTTGTGCAGATATAGATGGCCCTG GTGGGACTCCGTACGAGAATGGGGTTTTCCGGATGAAGCTCGTCTTGTCCCGTGACTTCCCTCAATCCCCACCGAAAG GATTTTTTGTGACCAAAATATTCCATCCAAACATATCGAGCAGTGGTGAGATCTGCGTTAACACGTTGAAAAAGGATTGGAATCCTACTCATGGACTAAGGCATGTTCTACTG GTGGTGAGATGCCTACTGATTGAACCATTCCCAGAATCTGCGCTCAATGAGCAGGCTGGAAAGATGTTACTTGAGAACTATGCGGACTATGCGCGTCATGCAAG GTTATACACCAGCATTCATGCCCTCAAACCTAAGACTAAGCCCAAGAGTGGCACTATCTCCGAGTCGACTTCTGTAAACGTGGATCAGTCAAGCACAACAAATCTATGCGAAATTGCACCATCGGCGCCCATGGCTTTATGTGCTACTGCTGCTACCAAAGTGCCAGGCTCAAACTCGCTGGATCAGAATGCTCCCACTGAGCCCACTGTTGGACCATCTACGACATTGCCCAAGAAGGAAGGACCTGTTGCTACAAAAGCCCCAGCCGATAAGAAGAAGATGGACGCAAGGAAGAAGAGCTTGAAGAGATTGTAA
- the LOC109766457 gene encoding ubiquitin-conjugating enzyme E2 22 isoform X1, with translation MATNENLPPNVIRQLAKELKNLDQSPPEGIRVIVNDDDFTSICADIDGPGGTPYENGVFRMKLVLSRDFPQSPPKGFFVTKIFHPNISSSGEICVNTLKKDWNPTHGLRHVLLVVRCLLIEPFPESALNEQAGKMLLENYADYARHARLYTSIHALKPKTKPKSGTISESTSVNVDQSSTTNLCEIAPSAPMALCATAATKVPGSNSLDQNAPTEPTVGPSTTLPKKEGPVATKAPADKKKMDARKKSLKRL, from the exons ATG GCAACCAACGAAAACCTCCCACCAAATGTCATTAGGCAATTGGCTAAAGAATTGAAGAATCTTGACCAGTCACCTCCAGAGGGGATTAGAGTGATTGTGAATGACGATGACTTCACAAGTATTTGTGCAGATATAGATGGCCCTG GTGGGACTCCGTACGAGAATGGGGTTTTCCGGATGAAGCTCGTCTTGTCCCGTGACTTCCCTCAATCCCCACCGAAAG GATTTTTTGTGACCAAAATATTCCATCCAAACATATCGAGCAGTGGTGAGATCTGCGTTAACACGTTGAAAAAGGATTGGAATCCTACTCATGGACTAAGGCATGTTCTACTG GTGGTGAGATGCCTACTGATTGAACCATTCCCAGAATCTGCGCTCAATGAGCAGGCTGGAAAGATGTTACTTGAGAACTATGCGGACTATGCGCGTCATGCAAG GTTATACACCAGCATTCATGCCCTCAAACCTAAGACTAAGCCCAAGAGTGGCACTATCTCCGAGTCGACTTCTGTAAACGTGGATCAGTCAAGCACAACAAATCTATGCGAAATTGCACCATCGGCGCCCATGGCTTTATGTGCTACTGCTGCTACCAAAGTGCCAGGCTCAAACTCGCTGGATCAGAATGCTCCCACTGAGCCCACTGTTGGACCATCTACGACATTGCCCAAGAAGGAAGGACCTGTTGCTACAAAAGCCCCAGCCGATAAGAAGAAGATGGACGCAAGGAAGAAGAGCTTGAAGAGATTGTAA